From Seriola aureovittata isolate HTS-2021-v1 ecotype China chromosome 16, ASM2101889v1, whole genome shotgun sequence, one genomic window encodes:
- the si:ch211-13c6.2 gene encoding uncharacterized protein si:ch211-13c6.2 isoform X1 — protein sequence MDKLETPYDVEAEFIECTVCDKSIRGETLYKIHLTTPGHIKKEDGFVAAGLAVRQHTIPEFKDILQYLDYLKIDEPIIGLSYLDEAPGNDQYPGPRYLCRLCHLTTNLPEMVHHVIGRKHRQKYVELKRPDLVTWDKQSIITQGGKIIRARAEIIERQDGRGNPNPMAKRGTEGKLNISKVPPRQKQNRDRNDAQSWTQDVPTHLPDLKDYEDKYSHRGRHPPVYPDIPPFHPDEPYMNRDRQMFQREDSLSRDYMEEDLHRADYRENNTCREYMGTDNRREYKEEYVEDLQRRATLEPGGVTRYDPREEMPMPHGQTQHVEYYPEEAPPNRGPYTERDLLKEFYSEEVRRRRVRSEYQPSQPLYPDSMNRESRQGSGEPEAKRRSFPAPIANDQAHDHLFNIIKDYQHKMREPHEEVAVSNPGLNRTGAPSSQRRVEVTRTMSGIPEPFRRFLTGATNDEGHGKRKRKSRFSDATAEEVEMTKEMFSDEYGPPNPKFGGHPRPVSAQLRPETHGTQHPDRYTESQSPHHTQIYQKGSSGSEGVFDMLKSIEIENAEEADFLKNKLCSLLREFKTKKSEKAVQNSQGGAALNNNYNSLKPDLQLSPHKYERTLREDLDLRQPQDFRFKDDHRGRGWMQHEYIPDEQLQEYHRPVHREHRHTNRSRYEDEPGHYAERFQEPMHPRDYRPAEEYFDSHSSSPSLHMEQNPRMHRGPQYSKNLDKITSTLLELVARK from the exons ATGGACAAGCTCGAAACACCTTACGATGTTGAGGCTGAATTTATTGAGTGCACG GTCTGTGATAAATCCATAAGAGGAGAAACCTTGTACAAGATTCACCTGACCACACCAGGGCACATAAAG AAAGAGGATGGCTTTGTTGCTGCGG GGCTTGCAGTCAGACAACACACCATACCCGAATTTAAGGACATTCTACAATATCTGGATTACTTGAAGATTGATGAACCCATCATTG GTTTGAGCTATTTGGATGAAGCCCCTGGTAATGACCAATACCCAGGCCCCAGATACCTGTGTAGGCTATGTCATCTGACTACAAACCTACCAGAAATGGTCCACCATGTGATTGGAcgtaaacacagacagaaatacgTG gaaTTGAAACGGCCAGACTTGGTGACCTGGGATAAACAATCCATAATAACCCAAGGAGGAAAGATCATACGAGCTAGAGCAGAAATAATAGAGAGACAGGATGGGCGAGGGAATCCAAAT cCAATGGCCAAAAGAGGGACTGAAGGCAagttaaacatttcaaaag TTCCCCCAAGGCAGAAGCAAAATAGGGACAGGAATGACGCACAGAGTTGGACACAAGATGTACCAACACACTTGCCAGACCTCAAGGACTATGAGGATAAGTACTCTCATCGAGGGAGACATCCCCCAGTTTACCCTGATATACCCCCATTCCACCCAGATGAACCTTACatgaacagagacagacagatgttccAACGAGAGGACAGTCTCAGTCGTGACTACATGGAAGAAGACCTGCACAGGGCAGATTACCGGGAAAATAATACATGCAGAGAATATATGGGCACTGATAATCGTAGGGAATATAAAGAGGAATATGTTGAAGATCTACAAAGAAGAGCCACACTTGAGCCAGGTGGAGTTACCAGGTATGATCCTAGGGAGGAGATGCCAATGCCCCATGGCCAGACTCAGCATGTAGAGTATTACCCAGAAGAGGCTCCTCCTAACAGAGGACCCTACACAGAAAGAGATCTTCTGAAGGAGTTCTACTCTGAGGAAGTTCGGCGCAGGCGAGTTCGTTCTGAGTATCAGCCCTCACAGCCGTTGTACCCAGACAGTATGAACAGAGAAAGTAGGCAGGGATCGGGTGAACCAGAGGCCAAGAGGAGGAGCTTTCCCGCACCTATTGCGAATGACCAAGCGCACgatcatttatttaatattatcaaAGACTATCAGCACAAAATGAGAGAACCACATGAAGAGGTGGCAGTCTCTAACCCTGGGCTAAACAGAACAGGAGCCCCTTCCTCCCAGAGACGAGTGGAAGTTACCAGGACCATGTCTGGCATCCCAGAGCCATTCAGGCGCTTTCTGACCGGGGCCACTAATGATGAAGGAcatggtaaaagaaaaagaaaaagccgcTTCTCTGATGCCACTGCAGAGGAGGTGGAAATGACGAAGGAGAT GTTCAGTGATGAATATGGACCTCCAAATCCAAAGTTTGGTGGTCATCCTAGACCAGTTAGTGCACAACTGAGACCTGAAACCCATGGAACACAACATCCTGACCGCTACACAGAATCACAG AGCCCACATCATACTCAAATCTACCAAAAAGGCAGCTCTGGATCAGAGGGTGTCTTTGATATGCTG AAAAGCATAGAAATTGAGAATGCGGAAGAAGCTGACTTCCTGAAGAACAAACTTTGCAGCCTTCTGAGAGAATTCAAGACCAAAAAATCAGAGAAGGCTGTG CAAAATAGCCAAGGTGGAGCAGCCCTCAACAACAATTACAACAGCTTAAAGCCGGACCTGCAGCTGTCTCCACACAAGTATGAAAGAACCCTCAGAGAAGATTTAGACCTCAGACAACCACAAGACTTTCGTTTCAAAGATGATCACAGAGGACGAGGCTGGATGCAGCATGAGTATATACCTGATGAACAGCTGCAAGAATACCACCGCCCTGTACACAgggaacacagacacacaaatagaaGCCGTTATGAAG
- the si:ch211-13c6.2 gene encoding uncharacterized protein si:ch211-13c6.2 isoform X2: MMSAQQHGLAVRQHTIPEFKDILQYLDYLKIDEPIIGLSYLDEAPGNDQYPGPRYLCRLCHLTTNLPEMVHHVIGRKHRQKYVELKRPDLVTWDKQSIITQGGKIIRARAEIIERQDGRGNPNPMAKRGTEGKLNISKVPPRQKQNRDRNDAQSWTQDVPTHLPDLKDYEDKYSHRGRHPPVYPDIPPFHPDEPYMNRDRQMFQREDSLSRDYMEEDLHRADYRENNTCREYMGTDNRREYKEEYVEDLQRRATLEPGGVTRYDPREEMPMPHGQTQHVEYYPEEAPPNRGPYTERDLLKEFYSEEVRRRRVRSEYQPSQPLYPDSMNRESRQGSGEPEAKRRSFPAPIANDQAHDHLFNIIKDYQHKMREPHEEVAVSNPGLNRTGAPSSQRRVEVTRTMSGIPEPFRRFLTGATNDEGHGKRKRKSRFSDATAEEVEMTKEMFSDEYGPPNPKFGGHPRPVSAQLRPETHGTQHPDRYTESQSPHHTQIYQKGSSGSEGVFDMLKSIEIENAEEADFLKNKLCSLLREFKTKKSEKAVQNSQGGAALNNNYNSLKPDLQLSPHKYERTLREDLDLRQPQDFRFKDDHRGRGWMQHEYIPDEQLQEYHRPVHREHRHTNRSRYEDEPGHYAERFQEPMHPRDYRPAEEYFDSHSSSPSLHMEQNPRMHRGPQYSKNLDKITSTLLELVARK, from the exons ATGATGTCAGCTCAACAACACG GGCTTGCAGTCAGACAACACACCATACCCGAATTTAAGGACATTCTACAATATCTGGATTACTTGAAGATTGATGAACCCATCATTG GTTTGAGCTATTTGGATGAAGCCCCTGGTAATGACCAATACCCAGGCCCCAGATACCTGTGTAGGCTATGTCATCTGACTACAAACCTACCAGAAATGGTCCACCATGTGATTGGAcgtaaacacagacagaaatacgTG gaaTTGAAACGGCCAGACTTGGTGACCTGGGATAAACAATCCATAATAACCCAAGGAGGAAAGATCATACGAGCTAGAGCAGAAATAATAGAGAGACAGGATGGGCGAGGGAATCCAAAT cCAATGGCCAAAAGAGGGACTGAAGGCAagttaaacatttcaaaag TTCCCCCAAGGCAGAAGCAAAATAGGGACAGGAATGACGCACAGAGTTGGACACAAGATGTACCAACACACTTGCCAGACCTCAAGGACTATGAGGATAAGTACTCTCATCGAGGGAGACATCCCCCAGTTTACCCTGATATACCCCCATTCCACCCAGATGAACCTTACatgaacagagacagacagatgttccAACGAGAGGACAGTCTCAGTCGTGACTACATGGAAGAAGACCTGCACAGGGCAGATTACCGGGAAAATAATACATGCAGAGAATATATGGGCACTGATAATCGTAGGGAATATAAAGAGGAATATGTTGAAGATCTACAAAGAAGAGCCACACTTGAGCCAGGTGGAGTTACCAGGTATGATCCTAGGGAGGAGATGCCAATGCCCCATGGCCAGACTCAGCATGTAGAGTATTACCCAGAAGAGGCTCCTCCTAACAGAGGACCCTACACAGAAAGAGATCTTCTGAAGGAGTTCTACTCTGAGGAAGTTCGGCGCAGGCGAGTTCGTTCTGAGTATCAGCCCTCACAGCCGTTGTACCCAGACAGTATGAACAGAGAAAGTAGGCAGGGATCGGGTGAACCAGAGGCCAAGAGGAGGAGCTTTCCCGCACCTATTGCGAATGACCAAGCGCACgatcatttatttaatattatcaaAGACTATCAGCACAAAATGAGAGAACCACATGAAGAGGTGGCAGTCTCTAACCCTGGGCTAAACAGAACAGGAGCCCCTTCCTCCCAGAGACGAGTGGAAGTTACCAGGACCATGTCTGGCATCCCAGAGCCATTCAGGCGCTTTCTGACCGGGGCCACTAATGATGAAGGAcatggtaaaagaaaaagaaaaagccgcTTCTCTGATGCCACTGCAGAGGAGGTGGAAATGACGAAGGAGAT GTTCAGTGATGAATATGGACCTCCAAATCCAAAGTTTGGTGGTCATCCTAGACCAGTTAGTGCACAACTGAGACCTGAAACCCATGGAACACAACATCCTGACCGCTACACAGAATCACAG AGCCCACATCATACTCAAATCTACCAAAAAGGCAGCTCTGGATCAGAGGGTGTCTTTGATATGCTG AAAAGCATAGAAATTGAGAATGCGGAAGAAGCTGACTTCCTGAAGAACAAACTTTGCAGCCTTCTGAGAGAATTCAAGACCAAAAAATCAGAGAAGGCTGTG CAAAATAGCCAAGGTGGAGCAGCCCTCAACAACAATTACAACAGCTTAAAGCCGGACCTGCAGCTGTCTCCACACAAGTATGAAAGAACCCTCAGAGAAGATTTAGACCTCAGACAACCACAAGACTTTCGTTTCAAAGATGATCACAGAGGACGAGGCTGGATGCAGCATGAGTATATACCTGATGAACAGCTGCAAGAATACCACCGCCCTGTACACAgggaacacagacacacaaatagaaGCCGTTATGAAG